Below is a window of Microcoleus sp. AS-A8 DNA.
GCAGCTTTGGCATCTTTACCCCTACCAATAAATTACGAAGTGAAAAGGCGATCGCACTTCATCCAGTTGTATCAACCGAATGGTTGATTTTGTCGGAATCGTAGTCTTAAGCGATCGCCCATCTAGCTTGCATTAACAGAAACCTGCGAGAAATCCGCCTGAGCCGAAGGCATGGGTTCACAGATCATAATGGGAGTCTCAGCAATCCTTCAAAAATCAGACTATAAATAGAGGTTAGCCAAGTGGCTCCTGAAGGGGCACTGATAAAAAATTATGATTCCCTCTCAACGCCTCTATTTACTCTTATTGCTCGGTATTGCGATCGCCATCGTTGTCGCCATCATTTTTGATCCACAGACCAGTATTTTCATTACCCTTCTATTCGATACCTTAGTGTTAGGTGTCGCCGTTTGGGATGGACTAGGGGTAAAACCTCACCGAGTGCAAGTCACACGTCATCCCTTGCATCGGCTTTCCATTGGGCGGGATAATCCCGTTGTTCTTTCCGTGCAATCGGCAAATCGGGGGGCGAAGATTCGTCTGCGAGATGACTATCCCTTGGAATTTGAGGTTTCTCGATCCATATTAGAAGCCACTCTAGAACCGCACAGTTCTCAGGAACTCACCTATACCGTTCACCCCGATAGTCGCGGGGAGTTTCAGTGGGGAGAGATTCAGCTGCGGCAACTGGGGCGGTGGGGTTTGGCATGGCATGATTGGAAGATTCCAGCCAGTCAGAAAGTGGCGGTTTATCCTGATTTAGTCGGGTTGCGATCGCTCTCGATTCGTCTCACCTTGGAAAATACCGGCACCATGCGCCAAGCGCGACGACTGGGTGCAGGTACAGAATTTTCTGAACTGCGAGAATATGGGATTGGGGACGATACCCGCCTGATTGATTGGAAAGCCACCGCCCGTCGTTCGCGCCCACTCATACGAGTCTTGGAACCGGAACGGGAGCAAACCCTGATTATTTTACTCGACCGGGGACGCCTGATGACGGCACAAGTGCAAGGGCTGAAGCGCTTCGACTGGGGTTTAAATGCCACACTATCCCTGGCGTTGGCGGGATTAAATCGAGGCGATCGGGTCGGAATTGGCGTTTTTGATCGCGAAGTCACCTCCTGGATTCCTCCGGAACGGGGTCAACATCAGCTATCGAAGCTGATTGAACGCCTCACCCCGATTCAGCCTGTCTTACTCGAACCCGACTATGTGGGTGCTGTCACTAAATTAGTGAATCAACAAACCCGTCGCGCCTTGGTTGTTCTGATTACAGATATCGTGGATGCCACCGCTTCTGTGGAACTGCTTTCCGCCCTCGGACGCCTTACTCCCCGCTACTTACCGTTTTGTGTGGCACTCCGCGATCCCCAAGTGGATTGCATCGCTCATACTCCCCTGAATCAGGAGAGGGCAGAGGGGGAGAAAATCAAGAGGAGGGATACAGACGCCAACCGGACGATTGCAGCCGCTTATAGTCGTGCTGTGGCTCTCGATTTAATCACCCAACGTCAAGTTGCGTTTGCCCAACTCAAGCAAAAAGGGGTTCTGGTTTTGGATGCACCCGCTAATCAGATTAGTGAACAACTGGTTGACCGCTATCTGCAACTTAAGGCTCGCAATTTGCTTTGACTTTCATTCGTTAGCAGATTTTTCACACGTTGATTTTTTCTAAAATCGGTTGCTCAGGATATCTTTTCTCATGTCTAAAAACCTTAACCGTCCTCATTTGATACAGCCGCTCAGTATTGGCAACGTTGTGAATGTGGCGATTAATCTGTATCGCGCCAATTTCCAACTGTATTTAAAACTCTCTTTACTCGCCTATTTGTGGTTGTTGGTTCCTGTTTATGGCTGGGCTAAATTTTGGATGAATTCGGCACTGATTTCGCGTTTAGCCTTCTGTGAGTTAATGGGTCAAACGGAGAGCATTAAAGATGCCAGACGTTATATTAAGCCTCGAACCTGGAGTTTTTTACTCACAGCTATTTTACTTTTTTTCTTACTGTTTATCACACTAATCTTATCTTTCATTCTAACCGGACTATTCTTAGCCATGACTCGCATGGAACAGGTGATGGCTCCCTTAGAATCAATCACTACTGACAAAAATGTCAGGAATAATATTTTAATAGCTATATTTTTATTATTGTTATTATTGCTGATATTATTGTTTTTTCTAGCTTGTCTGTTTGCTCCAACGTTGTGGCTTTATTCACGATTTCTTATTGCAGAATTACCCTTGGCTTCAGAAAGCAATATTAATTTAATCACAACTCTATGCCGGAGCTGGAAACTTACGAAAGGATATTTTTGGAAAATTCAACTTATATTAGTTGTATGCTTTTTTTTATTTTTACCTTTAGAGATATTGCTTTATTTAGGGGTAGAATTAATTAATTTTATCACTTCCCGATTAATGGCGGGATTGGTATCGGCGTATCCCCTAATTGATTCTATCTTAATGCAGATGTTTTCCTGGGCAATCACTTTATTAAATGCTGTGATGCTCCTACCTTTTTTTCAATTAATCAAAGCCGTGGTGTATTATAACTTACGCTTGCGTCGAGAGGGTTTGGGTTTGAGGTTACGCCCTGGTGTTCCATTCGTTTCAACGGATATCACTTAGCCAAAGGAATCAGCAACCGACTGGAGTAGCGGTACTTCTCGGAAGCCACTGGAAAAGCAAGTTGGTAAAATTGCAGGTCACCCCCCCACACCTGTAAAACCTGTTGGCAAATCTTCAGATTCAAGCTAGGGGGTGGCAGGGGTGCAGAGGATATGACGGCTTGGAGGCACTCATCTAATACCCCACTTTCAGCAATCAACAATTCTTGAAACGGACGGGAAGCAGGAGGGCTAAATGTTGTTTTGAACTCCGGACTAAAAGGGCTGCACCAAAGGTTAATCCGACTACCGGGTTGAGCGTGAAAGCAGAAGGTGACTAACAATTCAAACAAGATACACTCCAGTTTGAGCCGATCCCCATAAATGCTCTTGTTGGCTGAGTTATAAACTTGTAGACCAAGCTTGTACTGCTTATATAACGGTTCCACACGACGGAGCGCTCGCTTCAGGAGATTGGCGAGGGGTATGGCACGCGGTTTGACGGTTAGTTGCCATTGCTCGTCCTTGAGGACTGGCCTGAGCAACGCCAGAGCTTGTTCCATCTGATGCAGGACTTGTTTTCGCCGCATCGGCTGTAACGATAGACTCCCCGTGAGTTCCCCTGGAGCATGAGCTTGACCCGCCTCCAGGGGTTGGGAATCCTTCAGTTCTTCTACACTGGGCGGTGGCAGCCTCGGAGCGTCCAGTTCCAGCAAGGCACTCACACTCTCACCCACAAACTGCTGAAGCATATCCAAGCACCGATGCTTGTACCAGTTCAGCGTTTGTAAATCTTCTACCCCTTGGGTGTACTGGGTGAGGCTGTATTGGTAATGGCGAAGCCAGGTAAACTGTTGGGTGAGAATTTCTAGGGTACTCAGCAGATGCGTGGGCCACTGTCGTTCCTCCTGATCGGCGAACAGGACAATCCCTGTAGTCGGTGTGGCCTCAGCGTTCAGGGGGAGCGCCAAAAGCTGACCAATGGCGGGACTCTTGAGCCAGTTGCGGGTAAACGCCGTCAGTTCAGTAACGCTACGACAGAGGCAATGACGAGCCGCCAAGGTGTCTTGGATTAAGCGATCGCTCGCGATGGGGATCGTCAGATCTGGAGGGAGGGCGAAGGAGGGGTCAGCCACAACCGTTGCGGCAATCGTTGCCCATTCGCTGCCCGGTATCCAAGTGATTAAAGCAGCCAGAGGACATTCCAAAAGATTCGCTAAATAATTTAACCCAATGCGCTCTAATTGGATGGGGTCTTGGGGGGCTTGGAAGAGAGTAGATAATCCGACTTGCAGCGTCTGCTGGGCGAGCAACGACTGTTGGGCGCTCTCAGTGTAAGTGCCCAGCAGGAGCAAAAGATTCAGTTGTTGGGCGACAATGCTCACCAGAGAGCGCTGTGTGGGGTTCCAAGTGCGGGGCTTTCGATCCGCAATTACCAGTAAAGGAGAACCCTTGGCTGGGTTGAGCGAGTTGTAATGGCTGGACTGGGATGTCTGGCAAATCAGAAGTGAGCGCACACCCACAAACTGAAAGGCTTCCCGCCAGGGACGCAGTCGCCAATCCAAATCCAAATCTTCAATGAATACGGCTTCAGCGTTATTGAACAACCACTGTCGATCTTCAGGGGAAACAGCCGGGAAGGGAGAGGCGAGGGCACGCCGATTTAAAGGTTGTGTCCCGAAGACCAAGGTAAAGTGACCCCTTTCCTCTTCTTGCAGGACTAAAAAGCGATCGGCATCGAGGCGGGCACACAGCAGCTTCGCGCACTCCTTGAGCGCCGTATTCAAGTCATGGCTCCGAGTAATGGCTTGGGCAATCTCGGCGGCAAACTGGGCATTATTTTGAGTTTGTTGCAGGGTGGTTTCGAGTTCCTCCGTTCCCACCACGAGTGCCACCAGTTGAGCGGCGGCGCGAACATATTTGAGTTCTGCCTCTTCCCAGATCCGAGCTTCGCTGTCTTCTACCGACAGAAAACCTAAGAGTTCTCCCTGTGCTTGAATGGGTACTGCCAACAGAGAACGGGCGCGTAATCGTCCCAGTAAACGCTCGGTAATGTCAGATTTTAGCAGGCTGCGACCTGCACCAATGGTTACTAATTGACCGGCGGCAAGGGCTTGATAAAAGTCGTGAACTTCGGCTACGGTCAAACCAGGAGCATTTGTTCGGGAGCTTCCTAAGCGAGGAATACGTTCTCGGTTGCCGACTCGCTGCCAGAAATAGCGTTGTGCTGGCGAGTACCAGTAGAGATTCGTGCGTGTGGGGGTGATAAATTGCTGTGTCATTTTAATCAACGCTTCCAGACGAGGCACGACGGTAGACACTTGCATGAGTTCATCGAGGACTTGAAAGACAGGCTGTTCGGGACGTTTGAGGGAAGAACGTTGCCAGTCCACTTCAATTTGATATAAGGCTGCGGCTAATCCGCCTAACAGCAAGGACAACTGAGCTTTTTCATCGGGTTGAGGGGAAACGCCCCACAGGTGCGATCCCAACAACACCACCCCAAAACATCGATCCTTGCAACGCAAAGGGAACAGTAGCGTGCCCTGAATGTTAAACTCTTGAGCGGCTCTACGCCATTCTCCGGCACGGATTTCTTGGCGCAGATCCGGAACGCCCACGGGTCGCTGCTGGATGACGACCTGCTCTAGCAGATCGCCAGGATTGAGGTTGAACCATTGCCGGAGAAACAGGGTTTCTCCATTGGGAGTGACGCCGCCTTTGCCAAATAAGCGGTGTTCGAGACGGTCATAAAGACCAATCCAAATCAGGCCATAGTTAAACTCGCGGGTGAGGTAATCCAGGGTCGTTTCGATGAGAACGTCAGCATTCTCCTCTTCCCTTAAGGTCTGAAGGACTCGACCCAATGCAACGAGTTGGTCGTCGTTGTGGGGCTGTTGATTTTGCTGACTCATGATTTTCAAGACCCTTCAAAGGAAGGATGAAGTATGAAGGATAAAGGATGAAAAAATTCAGAGTATTGGTTAAGCCTGTTGTAGTTATCGCATCAAATGGGTCGGTCACTTTCATTTAATTTAGAGTTGCTGTTATGGATATTTATCAATTTAGTATTCGCCCCATTTTGTTCTCTGTTTTAAAGGCAGACCCAGAATGGTTACATTACCAGACGTTCCGGCTTTTAAGTTGGTTGGAGCGAAATAGCGATCGCCCACCCAATCAATGGGTGCAAGCGCGATTGCAGCAAACTTATTGTCTGAAACATGCCACGATGGAGCAAACGTTATGGGGGCTGAAATTCCCCAATCCCCTCGGTTTGGCGGCTGGGTTTGATAAGGATGGCATGGCGGCTCGACTATGGGGTCACTTTGGTTTTGGTTTTGCTGAACTGGGCACTGTGACACTGCACGCACAACCTGGAAACCCTCGTCCCCGGTTGTTTCGTTTGCTCCAAGACAAAGCTGTCCTCAACCGTATGGGATTTAATAATCAGGGTGCTGAGGCTTTGGCACAACGATTGGCGGCGGGGAAAGTTGAAAGTTTAGAGCATAACCCTCAACGTTCTCACTCAATTATTCCGTTGGGGATTAATCTGGGTAAATCTAAGGTAACACCCCTGGAAGCGGCGGCGGCTGACTATTTGGGAAGCTTTCGCCAACTCCAGGATTTGGGGGATTACTTTGTGGTAAATGTGAGTTCTCCCAATACACCGGGATTGCGATCGCTCCAAGATGCGGCTCAACTGCGGGTGATCTTGGAGACATTGCAACAGGAAAATAAAGCACAAAAGCCGATTTTAGTCAAGATTGCTCCCGATTTGGAGTGGG
It encodes the following:
- a CDS encoding DUF58 domain-containing protein, producing MIPSQRLYLLLLLGIAIAIVVAIIFDPQTSIFITLLFDTLVLGVAVWDGLGVKPHRVQVTRHPLHRLSIGRDNPVVLSVQSANRGAKIRLRDDYPLEFEVSRSILEATLEPHSSQELTYTVHPDSRGEFQWGEIQLRQLGRWGLAWHDWKIPASQKVAVYPDLVGLRSLSIRLTLENTGTMRQARRLGAGTEFSELREYGIGDDTRLIDWKATARRSRPLIRVLEPEREQTLIILLDRGRLMTAQVQGLKRFDWGLNATLSLALAGLNRGDRVGIGVFDREVTSWIPPERGQHQLSKLIERLTPIQPVLLEPDYVGAVTKLVNQQTRRALVVLITDIVDATASVELLSALGRLTPRYLPFCVALRDPQVDCIAHTPLNQERAEGEKIKRRDTDANRTIAAAYSRAVALDLITQRQVAFAQLKQKGVLVLDAPANQISEQLVDRYLQLKARNLL
- a CDS encoding quinone-dependent dihydroorotate dehydrogenase; the encoded protein is MDIYQFSIRPILFSVLKADPEWLHYQTFRLLSWLERNSDRPPNQWVQARLQQTYCLKHATMEQTLWGLKFPNPLGLAAGFDKDGMAARLWGHFGFGFAELGTVTLHAQPGNPRPRLFRLLQDKAVLNRMGFNNQGAEALAQRLAAGKVESLEHNPQRSHSIIPLGINLGKSKVTPLEAAAADYLGSFRQLQDLGDYFVVNVSSPNTPGLRSLQDAAQLRVILETLQQENKAQKPILVKIAPDLEWDAIADVIQLAQTYQLAGIVATNTTIRRDGLQTQMIEATGKPVTEEAGGISGAPVRQRSTEVIRFIYQQTQGQLPIIGVGGIFTAEDAWEKITAGASLIQVYTGWIYEGPWMVRRILQGLVDKVEERGLTSISQAVGLAGFKDK
- a CDS encoding GAF domain-containing protein — protein: MSQQNQQPHNDDQLVALGRVLQTLREEENADVLIETTLDYLTREFNYGLIWIGLYDRLEHRLFGKGGVTPNGETLFLRQWFNLNPGDLLEQVVIQQRPVGVPDLRQEIRAGEWRRAAQEFNIQGTLLFPLRCKDRCFGVVLLGSHLWGVSPQPDEKAQLSLLLGGLAAALYQIEVDWQRSSLKRPEQPVFQVLDELMQVSTVVPRLEALIKMTQQFITPTRTNLYWYSPAQRYFWQRVGNRERIPRLGSSRTNAPGLTVAEVHDFYQALAAGQLVTIGAGRSLLKSDITERLLGRLRARSLLAVPIQAQGELLGFLSVEDSEARIWEEAELKYVRAAAQLVALVVGTEELETTLQQTQNNAQFAAEIAQAITRSHDLNTALKECAKLLCARLDADRFLVLQEEERGHFTLVFGTQPLNRRALASPFPAVSPEDRQWLFNNAEAVFIEDLDLDWRLRPWREAFQFVGVRSLLICQTSQSSHYNSLNPAKGSPLLVIADRKPRTWNPTQRSLVSIVAQQLNLLLLLGTYTESAQQSLLAQQTLQVGLSTLFQAPQDPIQLERIGLNYLANLLECPLAALITWIPGSEWATIAATVVADPSFALPPDLTIPIASDRLIQDTLAARHCLCRSVTELTAFTRNWLKSPAIGQLLALPLNAEATPTTGIVLFADQEERQWPTHLLSTLEILTQQFTWLRHYQYSLTQYTQGVEDLQTLNWYKHRCLDMLQQFVGESVSALLELDAPRLPPPSVEELKDSQPLEAGQAHAPGELTGSLSLQPMRRKQVLHQMEQALALLRPVLKDEQWQLTVKPRAIPLANLLKRALRRVEPLYKQYKLGLQVYNSANKSIYGDRLKLECILFELLVTFCFHAQPGSRINLWCSPFSPEFKTTFSPPASRPFQELLIAESGVLDECLQAVISSAPLPPPSLNLKICQQVLQVWGGDLQFYQLAFPVASEKYRYSSRLLIPLAK